In the Lates calcarifer isolate ASB-BC8 linkage group LG24, TLL_Latcal_v3, whole genome shotgun sequence genome, one interval contains:
- the LOC108894750 gene encoding uncharacterized protein LOC108894750: protein MSRNFLSKNDELRRGDYLISNNREFKAIFQDDGNFVIYGWQPLWASNTSGSDASRLCMQADCNLVMYNNKDEPRWHTNSSKPSCNMCRLQLTDDGKLVLSREHEAVWSSADSEGMK from the exons ATGAGCAGGAACTTTCTGTCCAAGAATGATGAGCTCCGCAGGGGAGACTACCTGATCTCTAACAACAGGGAGTTCAAGGCTATCTTCCAG GATGACGGTAACTTTGTCATCTATGGCTGGCAGCCTCTGTGGGCTTCAAACACTTCAGGATCAGATGCTTCCCGCCTGTGCATGCAGGCTGACTGCAACCTGGTCATGTACAACAATAAGGATGAACCCAGGTGGCACACAAACTCCTCCAAACCCAGCTGCAACATGTGTCGTCTTCAGCTGACAGATGACGGCAAACTGGTGTTGAGCAGAGAGCATGAAGCAGTCTGGAGCTCGGCTGACTCCGAGGGCATGAAGTGA